One window of the Oncorhynchus clarkii lewisi isolate Uvic-CL-2024 chromosome 19, UVic_Ocla_1.0, whole genome shotgun sequence genome contains the following:
- the LOC139374206 gene encoding cyclin-K-like isoform X1: MKEYRENSIPGNPAASLDHIKPCWYWDKKDLAHTPSQSEGLDPATEARYRREGARFIFDVGTRLGLHYDTLATGIIYFHRFYMFHSFKQFPRYVTGGCCLFLAGKVEETPKKCKDIIKTARSLLNDIQFAQFGDDPKEEVMVLERILLQTIKFDLQVEHPYQFLLRYAKQLKDLKYFRSVSGDKNKVQKLVQMAWTFVNDSLCTMLSLQWEPEIIAVAVMYLAGRLCKFDIQEWTSKQSSRRWWEQFVQDVPVELLEDICHQILDLYSQGKQQMPQTPSDKTPPIPVPTPTPTPQQLQALSQPPLPSPPVAPPLSKKVSPQTSPPRQLKRAHVLSPKEESQAPEPVGSKIPRLEPPMPPLPTSQPPSDRKPPASHPSAPLPGETDPTGAGGPAEPPKGPPPPPHSASLHQPPPLPHRPPPPPPSSYIMGIPTSSSYMSGEGFQSLQSMMKTEGPSYSTIPPSYGPPLAYHSHVYPPNAPPPGPPLSASYPPPNLPPPSPAYPPPGYNHSYPPPPPHCMPPGHGEYPPVMGIPPSNYPPPPGGQGQVPPPLPPGMPPIGGMSQGAWMR, from the exons ATGAAAGAATACAGGGAGAATTCGATCCCTGGAAATCCAGCTGCAAGTCTGGATCACATCAAGCCATGTTGGTACTGGGACAAGAAGGACCTGGCTCACACACCCTCCCAGTCCGAGGGCCTGGACCCGGCCACCGAGGCCCGGTACCGGAGAGAGGGGGCTCGATTCATCTTCGACGTGGGCACGCGCCTGGGACT ACACTATGACACGTTGGCTACAGGGATCATATACTTCCATCGCTTCTACATGTTTCATTCCTTCAAGCAGTTCCCCAGATAT GTGACTGGGGGTTGCTGTCTATTCCTGGCCGGTAAAGTGGAAGAGACCCCAAAGAAATGTAAAGACATTATCAAGACGGCTCGCAGCCTGCTGAATGACATACAGTTCGCCCAGTTTGGAGATGACCCAAAG GAGGAGGTGATGGTGCTGGAGAGGATCCTGCTGCAGACCATTAAATTCGACCTGCAGGTGGAGCACCCATACCAGTTCCTGCTCCGCTATGCCAAGCAGCTCAAAG ATCTGAAGTATTTCCGATCTGTTTCAGGTGATAAGAACAAAGTCCAGAAGCTAGTTCAGATGGCCTGGACCTTTGTGAATGACAG cttGTGCACCATGCTGTCCCTACAGTGGGAACCAGAGATCATAGCTGTAGCAGTCATGTACCTGGCCGGCCGGCTGTGTAAGTTTGACATCCAGGAGTGGACGTCCAAGCAGTCTTCACGGCGATGGTGGGAACAGTTTGTCCAGGATGTCCCAGTGGAGCTGCTGGAAG ACATCTGCCACCAGATCTTAGACCTGTACTCCCAGGGCAAGCAGCAGATGCCCCAGACCCCCAGCGATAAGACCCCGCCTATCCCcgtccccacccccacccctacccctcaGCAGCTGCAGGCCCTCTCCCAGCCCCCGCTCCCCAGCCCCCCTGTCGCGCCACCACTTAGCAAGAAGGTCTCGCCCCAGACCAGCCCTCCTCGCCAGCTCAAACGAGCCCAC GTATTATCTCCTAAAGAAGAAAGCCAGGCACCTG agCCAGTGGGCTCTAAGATCCCCAGGCTGGAGCCTCCCATGCCCCCTCTACCCACATCACAACCCCCCTCAG ACCGCAAGCCTCCAGCCTCCCACCCCTCCGCCCCTCTCCCAGGAGAGACAGACCCAACTGGGGCAGGAGGCCCAGCGGAGCCCCCTAAAGGACCTCCACCTCCCCCCCACTCAGCCTCCCTCCACCAGCCTCCCCCGCTTCCCCACCgcccccctccaccacccccgTCCAGCTACATCATGGGCATCCCCACCTCCAGCTCCTACATGTCAGGAGAGGGTTTCCAGAGCCTCCAGTCGATGATGAAGACAGAGGGGCCGTCCTACAGCACCATCCCCCCATCCTATGGCCCTCCCCTGGCCTACCACAGCCACGTCTACCCCCCTAACGCCCCGCCGCCTGGTCCTCCACTTTCCGCCTCCTACCCTCCACCCAACCTCCCTCCACCTTCCCCCGCCTACCCCCCGCCGGGGTACAACCACAGCTACCCTCCCCCGCCCCCTCATTGCATGCCCCCCGGACACGGGGAATACCCGCCTGTGATGGGCATCCCTCCCAGCAACTATCCCCCACCCCCTGGAGGACAGGGCCAGGTACCCCCTCCGCTGCCCCCTGGCATGCCCCCCATCGGTGGCATGAGTCAGGGGGCGTGGATGAGGTGA
- the LOC139374206 gene encoding cyclin-K-like isoform X2: MKEYRENSIPGNPAASLDHIKPCWYWDKKDLAHTPSQSEGLDPATEARYRREGARFIFDVGTRLGLHYDTLATGIIYFHRFYMFHSFKQFPRYVTGGCCLFLAGKVEETPKKCKDIIKTARSLLNDIQFAQFGDDPKEEVMVLERILLQTIKFDLQVEHPYQFLLRYAKQLKGDKNKVQKLVQMAWTFVNDSLCTMLSLQWEPEIIAVAVMYLAGRLCKFDIQEWTSKQSSRRWWEQFVQDVPVELLEDICHQILDLYSQGKQQMPQTPSDKTPPIPVPTPTPTPQQLQALSQPPLPSPPVAPPLSKKVSPQTSPPRQLKRAHVLSPKEESQAPEPVGSKIPRLEPPMPPLPTSQPPSDRKPPASHPSAPLPGETDPTGAGGPAEPPKGPPPPPHSASLHQPPPLPHRPPPPPPSSYIMGIPTSSSYMSGEGFQSLQSMMKTEGPSYSTIPPSYGPPLAYHSHVYPPNAPPPGPPLSASYPPPNLPPPSPAYPPPGYNHSYPPPPPHCMPPGHGEYPPVMGIPPSNYPPPPGGQGQVPPPLPPGMPPIGGMSQGAWMR, translated from the exons ATGAAAGAATACAGGGAGAATTCGATCCCTGGAAATCCAGCTGCAAGTCTGGATCACATCAAGCCATGTTGGTACTGGGACAAGAAGGACCTGGCTCACACACCCTCCCAGTCCGAGGGCCTGGACCCGGCCACCGAGGCCCGGTACCGGAGAGAGGGGGCTCGATTCATCTTCGACGTGGGCACGCGCCTGGGACT ACACTATGACACGTTGGCTACAGGGATCATATACTTCCATCGCTTCTACATGTTTCATTCCTTCAAGCAGTTCCCCAGATAT GTGACTGGGGGTTGCTGTCTATTCCTGGCCGGTAAAGTGGAAGAGACCCCAAAGAAATGTAAAGACATTATCAAGACGGCTCGCAGCCTGCTGAATGACATACAGTTCGCCCAGTTTGGAGATGACCCAAAG GAGGAGGTGATGGTGCTGGAGAGGATCCTGCTGCAGACCATTAAATTCGACCTGCAGGTGGAGCACCCATACCAGTTCCTGCTCCGCTATGCCAAGCAGCTCAAAG GTGATAAGAACAAAGTCCAGAAGCTAGTTCAGATGGCCTGGACCTTTGTGAATGACAG cttGTGCACCATGCTGTCCCTACAGTGGGAACCAGAGATCATAGCTGTAGCAGTCATGTACCTGGCCGGCCGGCTGTGTAAGTTTGACATCCAGGAGTGGACGTCCAAGCAGTCTTCACGGCGATGGTGGGAACAGTTTGTCCAGGATGTCCCAGTGGAGCTGCTGGAAG ACATCTGCCACCAGATCTTAGACCTGTACTCCCAGGGCAAGCAGCAGATGCCCCAGACCCCCAGCGATAAGACCCCGCCTATCCCcgtccccacccccacccctacccctcaGCAGCTGCAGGCCCTCTCCCAGCCCCCGCTCCCCAGCCCCCCTGTCGCGCCACCACTTAGCAAGAAGGTCTCGCCCCAGACCAGCCCTCCTCGCCAGCTCAAACGAGCCCAC GTATTATCTCCTAAAGAAGAAAGCCAGGCACCTG agCCAGTGGGCTCTAAGATCCCCAGGCTGGAGCCTCCCATGCCCCCTCTACCCACATCACAACCCCCCTCAG ACCGCAAGCCTCCAGCCTCCCACCCCTCCGCCCCTCTCCCAGGAGAGACAGACCCAACTGGGGCAGGAGGCCCAGCGGAGCCCCCTAAAGGACCTCCACCTCCCCCCCACTCAGCCTCCCTCCACCAGCCTCCCCCGCTTCCCCACCgcccccctccaccacccccgTCCAGCTACATCATGGGCATCCCCACCTCCAGCTCCTACATGTCAGGAGAGGGTTTCCAGAGCCTCCAGTCGATGATGAAGACAGAGGGGCCGTCCTACAGCACCATCCCCCCATCCTATGGCCCTCCCCTGGCCTACCACAGCCACGTCTACCCCCCTAACGCCCCGCCGCCTGGTCCTCCACTTTCCGCCTCCTACCCTCCACCCAACCTCCCTCCACCTTCCCCCGCCTACCCCCCGCCGGGGTACAACCACAGCTACCCTCCCCCGCCCCCTCATTGCATGCCCCCCGGACACGGGGAATACCCGCCTGTGATGGGCATCCCTCCCAGCAACTATCCCCCACCCCCTGGAGGACAGGGCCAGGTACCCCCTCCGCTGCCCCCTGGCATGCCCCCCATCGGTGGCATGAGTCAGGGGGCGTGGATGAGGTGA